One stretch of Chaetodon auriga isolate fChaAug3 chromosome 18, fChaAug3.hap1, whole genome shotgun sequence DNA includes these proteins:
- the LOC143336418 gene encoding terminal nucleotidyltransferase 5A-like: protein MDESVESAAADSCSDGESINLSVLNWEQVQRLDTILTGSIPIHGRWSFPTLEVKPRDIVKVVRSRMEEKRIHVREVRLNGSAASYVLHEDSGLGWKDLDLIFCAELKGEMEFQIVKDIVLDSLLDFLPEGVNKEKITPMTLKEAYVQKMVKVCNDSDRWSLISLSNNRGKNVELKFVDSLRRQFEFSVDSFQIRLDSLLLFYECSEHPMAATFHPTILGESVYGDFPTALDHLRKRLICTRSPEEIRGGGLLKYCHLLVRGFRAASDSEMKLLQRYMCSRFFIDFPDVSEQRRKLESYLQNHFVDLEDRKYNYLATLYDVVQESTVCLMGHERRQTLSLISSLALRVLAEQNAIPNAANVTCFYQPAPYVSDGNFSNYYVAQVQPVYPCPPSPPQHYLPPTQHPMYATWLPCN, encoded by the exons ATGGACGAGAGTGTTGAGTCTGCTGCGGCTGACAGCTGCTCGGACGGGGAGAGCATCAACCTCAGCGTCCTCAACTGGGAGCAAGTGCAGCGGCTGGACACCATCCTCACCGGCTCCATCCCCATCCACGGCCGGTGGAGTTTCCCCACTCTGGAGGTGAAGCCACGGGATATCGTCAAGGTGGTCCGGAGCCGCATGGAGGAGAAGCGGATACATGTCCGGGAGGTGCGACTGAACGGCTCCGCGGCCAGCTACGTCCTGCACGAGGACAGCGGTCTGGGATGGAAAGATCTGGACTTAATATTCTGCGCCGAGCTGAAGGGAGAGATGGAGTTTCAGATAGTGAAAGATATAGTTCTGGACTCTCTTCTAGACTTCTTGCCCGAGGGagtgaacaaagaaaagatCACACCAATGACCTTAAAG gaGGCCTATGTGCAAAAGATGGTGAAGGTGTGCAATGACTCAGATCGCTGGAGTCTCATCTCCCTCTCCAACAACCGCGGCAAGAACGTGGAGCTCAAGTTCGTGGACTCCCTTCGACGCCAGTTTGAGTTCAGTGTGGACTCCTTCCAGATCCGCCTGGACTCACTTCTCCTCTTCTACGAGTGCTCAGAACACCCCATGGCTGCCACTTTCCACCCCACAATTCTTGGCGAAAGCGTCTACGGCGACTTCCCCACCGCCCTCGATCACCTGCGCAAGCGGCTCATCTGCACGAGGAGCCCCGAGGAGATTCGAGGCGGGGGTCTCCTGAAGTACTGCCACCTGTTGGTGCGGGGTTTCCGCGCAGCTTCTGACAGCGAGATGAAGTTGCTGCAGCGCTACATGTGCTCGCGCTTTTTCATAGACTTTCCTGACGTGAgcgagcagaggaggaagctggagtcgTATCTGCAGAACCACTTTGTGGACTTGGAGGACAGGAAGTACAACTATCTGGCCACACTGTACGACGTGGTGCAGGAGAGCACGGTGTGCCTGATGGGCCACGAGAGGCGTCAGACCCTCAGCCTCATCTCTTCACTGGCACTGCGGGTCCTGGCCGAGCAGAACGCCATCCCCAACGCTGCCAACGTCACCTGCTTCTACCAGCCGGCTCCCTACGTCTCAGATGGCAACTTCAGCAACTATTACGTAGCGCAGGTTCAGCCTGTCTACCCTTgccctccctcacctccccaGCATTACCTTCCTCCTACACAACACCCCATGTACGCCACCTGGTTACCCTGTAACTAA